From a single Hemitrygon akajei chromosome 28, sHemAka1.3, whole genome shotgun sequence genomic region:
- the b4gat1 gene encoding beta-1,4-glucuronyltransferase 1 gives MRPARPLRCSPFRAVLGGLLLVAGLQLLYLSLLPGLQGRGRRRGGGGGGSPSHGLPDPEPERRRRELSRALEGGGQPDPSGRYRLYPDVSRAPVLSRRPRPGHVLGLATHCSANNLHHLPGLVSRWRAPLSLALFATAADLPEALRALHLLGLHCPGVRELVAFTLVTPARVPAAFPPGEAEQEEGQAWDPDLELDLEPELPPPCRRALRPVLRLRRRFANYGLPNASYPGNLLRNAARRALPSRYVAVIDVDMLPSGGLHRRLLELLSAAGPEPGPGPTVYVLPALEMRRSRRVPADKAELQRLYQVGEVRPFYGELCPRCHAPTNYSRWINLAAGPGLGVAYTLAWSDPWEPFYLGPRSVPPYDERFEQYGFNRISQACELHVAGYSFAVLDNAFLIHKGFKVAGEFHPQKDNENRHNRVLFRQFKQELKQKYPESPRRC, from the exons ATGCGGCCGGCTCGCCCGCTGCGCTGCTCGCCCTTCCGGGCCGTGCTGGGCGGCCTGCTGCTGGTGGCCGGGCTGCAGCTGCTCTACCTGTCGCTGCTGCCGGGGCTGCAGGGCCGGGGGAGGCGGcgaggcggcggcggcggcggctcCCCCTCGCACGGCCTGCCCGACCCGGAGCCGGAGCGGCGGCGCCGGGAGCTGAGCCGGGCGCTGGAGGGCGGCGGCCAGCCCGACCCGTCGGGCCGCTACCGCCTGTACCCGGACGTCAGCCGGGCCCCGGTGCTGAGCCGGCGGCCCAGGCCCGGCCACGTCCTCGGGCTCGCCACCCACTGCTCGGCCAACAACCTGCACCACCTGCCCGGCCTGGTGAGCCGCTGGCGGGCCCCGCTCTCGCTGGCCCTGTTCGCCACGGCCGCCGACCTGCCCGAGGCCCTGCGGGCCCTCCACCTCCTCGGCCTGCACTGCCCGGGGGTGCGGGAGCTGGTGGCCTTCACCCTGGTCACCCCGGCTCGGGTGCCGGCCGCCTTCCCCCCGGGGGAGGCGGAGCAGGAGGAGGGGCAGGCCTGGGACCCCGACCTCGAGTTGGACCTGGAGCCCGAGCTGCCGCCGCCGTGCCGGCGGGCCCTGCGCCCGGTGCTGCGGCTGCGGCGCCGCTTCGCCAACTACGGGCTGCCCAACGCCTCGTACCCGGGCAACCTGCTGCGCAACGCCGCCCGCCGGGCCCTGCCCTCCCGCTACGTGGCCGTGATCGACGTGGACATGCTGCCGAGCGGCGGCCTCCACCGCCGGCTGCTGGAGCTGCTGTCGGCCGCCGGCCCCGAGCCCGGGCCCGGGCCCACCGTCTACGTGCTGCCCGCCCTGGAGATGCGCCGCAGCCGCCGGGTCCCGGCCGACAAGGCCGAGCTGCAGCGCCTGTACCAGGTGGGCGAGGTGCGGCCCTTCTACGGCGAGCTCTGCCCGCGCTGCCACGCCCCGACCAACTACAGCCGCTGGATCAACCTGGCGGCCGGGCCCGGCCTCGGCGTCGCCTACACGCTGGCCTGGAGCGACCCCTGGGAGCCCTTCTACCTGGGGCCCCGCTCGGTGCCGCCCTACGACGAGCGGTTCGAGCAGTACGGCTTCAACCGCATCAGCCAG GCCTGTGAGCTCCACGTGGCCGGGTACTCCTTCGCGGTCCTCGACAACGCCTTCCTCATCCACAAAGGGTTCAAGGTCGCCGGCGAGTTCCACCCTCAGAAGGACAACGAGAACCGCCACAACCGTGTCCTCTTCCGCCAGTTCAAGCAGGAGCTGAAGCAGAAGTACCCCGAGTCGCCACGCCGGTGCTGA